Part of the Streptomyces europaeiscabiei genome is shown below.
ACGGCGACAGGAAATCCGTAGAGTCCGGGGCGAGCCGGCAGCGGTATGCCGCCCGGCGGGGCATACGTGTTCCGGTGAGCGAGCCTGTGGACGGCGGTGCGCAGGCCCACCCGGCGAACGAGGCCTGTTGCGGTACTGAGCGACCCGCACGCGACAGTAGGGGCACCCGGTGTCGGGTGCCCCTACCTGCGGGGTCGGGAAGGCGTCCATCCTCAAGGGGGAGTGGAGGTTTCGGCCTTCCCGGGGAGGAGGACGAGGCGGTCTCCCTGTGTGGGGGAGGGAGACGTGGTCCTCCGGGGGAGTGACTTGGCCGACGGCGGCGGGAGTCACACCTCCGGTGGTTCGTGTGCCTTGATCAGTCGTTGGAGCGGTCGGCGGTGAGCTTGCCGGAGTCGAGGGCGACCCTCCAGTCGCTGCCGGTGCCGTCGGCGGCGGTGGTGTCGACCTCCCAGGCCTGGTCGGTGCTCTCCTCGTCGATGTCGACGGAGGTCACCGTGCCCTTGGCGGCGGCGGCCTGGGCGGCCTCGGCGGCGGTCACGGAGCTGCCCTTCAGGGCGGTCCGGATCTGCTCGGTCTCGGCGGCGTCGTCACCGTCGTCGTCCCGGTCGGCGTGCGAGCCGAGGACCTTGCCGGTGCCGGGGTCGACCTGGACGCTGAACCACTTGCCGCCGCCCGTCAGCACGTCGACGTCCCACACCAGGTTCGTGCCCTCGTCGTCGAGGTCGGCGGAGACCGCCGTACCGGCCTTGTGCTTCAGTGCCGTCCTGATCGCGTCGTCGGCCGTGACCTGGCCGGCCTTCGCCTCGGCGGCGTTCTCGGCCTTGTCCTCGGCGTCCTGGTCCGTGTCGCGGGCGGCCTGGTCCTCGGCCTGGTCCTCGGCCTGGTCCTGGGCCGTGTCGTCGCTGTCGGCGGTGTCGTCGACGTCGTCGCGGTCGTTGTCGTCGTTGGCCACCGACACGGTCTTCCTCGTCGGCGCCTCGTCGTCACCCGCTACCGCGATGGCGGTCGCGGTGCCGCCGCCGATCAGGGCGACGGCCGTGATGGTGGCGATGACGATGTTGCGCTTCATGGGGTTCCTCCGGAATGCGACTGGCTGCAACCAGTAACGGATGGTGTCGCCGGTTGCAGGCGGCTTGTCGGCCTCGTCTGCTTTCGACGAGGACCAATCTGGCCGACCGACGCTGAAGCGGACCTGAAGCCCCCTGAAGACCGCTTCAGGTTCGGTTTGCCAAGCTGAACGCATGCGCCTGTTGATCGTGGAAGATGAGAAGCGGCTCGCGGTGTCGCTGGCCAAGGGACTGACGGCCGAGGGCTACGCCGTGGACGTCGTCCACGACGGCGTCGAGGGCCTGCACCGGGCGAGCGAGGGGTCGTACGACCTCGTGATCCTCGACATCATGCTGCCCGGCATGAACGGCTACCGCGTGTGCGCCGCCCTGCGCGCCGCCGGCCACGACGTACCGATCTTCGCAAGATCAGTGAGGGGAAGACGCCGTCTGCGGCCCGCAGGGCCCGCAAACGACTCCTGCCGAACGTGGTCTGCCGGATCATGCAACGCGACCAGCGGAACCACCTCGCTCCAGCCGCCTGACAAACAGAGGCGCTGTCAGGTCAGGTTCCGCCCGGCCGAAGCCATGCGAACATGCCCCGGCGGCCGGACAGAACAACGGGAGGACAACCCAGCAGGGCGTCAGTCAGTGCCCGAGCCACGACCACCGGAACCTGCACACCACGATCAAGGTCAGTGCTTTGTGTTGTGCCACTTGGCCACGGCCAGCACGGCGTCGATGGCCGCCAGCGTGAAGAAGGCGCCGCCTGCGATGGCATAGTTCACGGCCCTGTGGTTGTCCGTTGCTTCCTGGGCCTCTCTGGAGAGCCCGTCCCAGTTGTTCTCAAGGTCCAAGCCCGTCACCGACATCGCATGGTTGCTGTTCCCGTCGGTGCTGACCCGTGACGACGTTCCCGTGTGGTAACTGGTGCCGTGGGTGATCGCGTCATGGATGTGGGAGGAGATCAAGTCGAAGCGGGCACCCTCGGAGAAGGCCTGGACGAGGATCAGCAGGGCTCGCGCCTGGTCCCGACCGGCTGACGTGACGTTCAGGTTGCCGAGGTCGTTGATCGATCCCTGGATGGCGCTCATGGAGATGCCGAGATCTCCCCGACCGATGCCGGCAGCCGACTCTATGCCGTTGTAGTTGAGCCAGCGCGGCAACTGTGTCGTGTGGGCGATGCCGTAGGTCGCGGGCCCTTCGCCCAGCCGGTAGTACTCGTTCGTGCCGTCGTTCCGCCAGCCGACGACGTAGAGGTCCCTCGTGTTGAACACGAGAGTGATCGAGTTGCGGCCGAAGGCCAGAGTGACGGGGAAGTAGTCGGTCGCGTCACGAGTGAGGGTCATGCTGCCATAGAGGTGGCTGGCCCTGAGCCGTCCCCGGATGTCCGCGAGGATGGCCGAGTAGCGCTTGGCGAAGTCACTGTGGACGCCGGTCGTCAGGTCGTAGCTGAAGCCGTCGGTCGCCTTGTCCTTGGCGACCGTCTCGATCTTGTGATCGAGCGAGGTGTGCTGTGTCGTGGCGAGCCCGTTCACGCTGGTGACAGCGAGTGCGCCAACGAGTACGGCCGGAATGACGGTGGAGGGGCGGAACCTGGAGAGCATCTGAGATCGAGGCATGTCTTTCCTCCGTGCTAGGTGTTGGAGACATGCGCCAGCTTGGCTCGGGGGCGAGTCCGCGTCTTGGGTGGTTCTACGGAACGGCTACCTAGTCGCCTACCTAATGCGCCGCCCACCACGCGGCGACCTGGGCCCGGGAGGAGAAGCCGAGCTTGGTCAGGATGCGGTCGACGTGGCTGTCGATGGTGCGTGGTGAGAGCACGAGCTCGGCGGCGATCCGCCGGTTGGTCATGCCCTGGGCGACCAGCGCGGCGACCTGCTCCTCCCTGCGGGTCAGCGGGCTCACGGGCGGCGCGGCCCCGGCCGGGCCGGTAACGGTTCTGGTCTCTCCCTCGGGTTCCAGGGCGTAGTCGATGGCTGCGGCGGGGTCGTCGAGCGCGGCGCCGTCCCGCAGCGCCTGCTCGTAGCCGGCGCGGCCCAGAGCCTGGCGCACCTCGGCCGAGCAGCGGTCGTGGTACTCCATGTCCCGCGGCTCGCCCGCGGCGATGGTGACGCCGGTGGCGTGCCGCAGCGATCGCGCCACGCCCAGTAAACGGCCGGCCCGGCCATGGTCACCCACCGACGCAGTGATCCAGGCCAGCTGCTCGACCATCTTGGCGACGCCGGTGGTGTCACCAAAGCCCCGCAGCGTCTTCAGCGCAGACCGCACCAAGCCCTCGGCCTCCGGCAGTTCACCCAGCGTCCAGGCACGACGGCCCATCGTCATGAGCAGATGAGCACGGGCCCATCGCTCGCCGTGTACCGCCCCGGCCGCGAGCGCCTTCAGACCGGTCTCCGGCGCGCGCGGGTCCGCGGCCACATAGCGGAAGATGGCCAGCGTGTTCAGCCAGCTCACCTTGCCGAACGGGTCGCCGAGTGCGGTGTGTTCGGCCACTGCCCGTTCCACGTGGGAGAGCGCTTCCTCCATCCGGCCCTGGAACAGTGCCGACACACCTCGGTGGCCGCGTACATGGGCGAGCAGGACTGGTTCGCCCAGCTGCTCGGCCAGTGCACCAGCCTCCGCCAGCCACCCGTCCGCTGCCGTCAAGTCGTACTGGTTCTGCGCCACGAACGCGGCCGCCATCAACGCGTGAGCCCGCACCGGGGTGGGGCCGGGAGCCTCCGCGAGGGCACGCTCCAGTTGTCGGCGCCCCTCGGTGAGGAATCCGCCCGCGACCCAGTGGTGGATGAGGGCGCCGGCCAGCGCCAGGGTGGCCTGCGGGTCATTGCAGGCGGAAGCATCATGCGGCGCCGGTCTCGCACTCCGGTACTCCAGGGCCGTCAGCAGATTGCTGTGCTCGTCCCGCAGCCGCGCAAGGATCTCCGCCTGCCGCGGACCGAGCCAGTCCTCCTGGAGGCGCGTCACCAGGGCGAGATAGAAGTCACGGTGCCGTCGCCGCAGCCGCTGGTCCTCGCGGGCGTCGGCCAAGTGCTCGCACCCGTACTGACGAATGGTCTCCAGCAGCCGGTAACGTGGCACTGCGCCGCGATGGGCGCACTCCACCAACGACTGGCTGGCCAGCCTGTCCAACAGGTCCACTACGTCACCTGCCTCGACGGCCCCGCCCGTGCAGACGTCCTCGACGGCGTCCAGCGTGAAACTCCCGGCGAACACCGACAACCGGGCCCACAGCACCTGCTCCGCGGGGGTGCACAGATCCCAGCTCCAGTCGATGGCCGCGCGCAGCGTTCGCTGATGCGGTCGTGCCGTGCGGCTGCCGGCCGTGAGCAGTGTGAACCGGTCCTCCAAGCGCTCCACCACCTGTTCCACCGACAGGATGCGCAGCCGGGAGGCGGCCAGCTCGATCGCCAGTGGCAGCCCGTCCAGATCAGCGCACAACCGACTGACCGTTTCCCTGTTCTCGTCGGTGACCTGGAAGTCGGGGCGCACCGCCGCGGTCCGGTCCCGCAACAGCTCCGCCGCCTCCGTCCCGTCCAGCGCCGGAACCGGAAAGACGTGTTCACCCGTCAGTGCCAAGGGCTCCCGGCTGGTGGCCAGGATCCGCAACCCGGGCGCGGTCTCCAGCAGCTCCTGTGCCAGTTCAGCGCACGCGTCGAGCAGGTGCTCGCAGTTGTCCAGTACCAGCAGCACCCGACGCCCGGACAGATGGGCGGCGAGCTGCTCACGGACCGGCCGGCCACCTTGGTCGGACAGCCCCAGCGCGGCCCAGGCCACGCCCGGCACGGCTGCCGGGTCGTGCACCGAGGCCAGGCCGATCAGCCACACCCCGCCCGGGAACGCCTTCACCGACGCGGCGGCCGTCTCCCGGGCCAGTCGGGTCTTGCCCACCCCGCCCGTCCCGGTCAGCGTCACCAGCCGCGCCGTCCCCAGAAGACGCCGCACCTCAGCGGTCTCCCGCCCCCGTCCCACGAAGCTCGTGAGCGGAGCAGGCAGGCCGCTCTCCCTTCCCCTCGTGACCGTCATGTCCCGGTTGTCTCCTTCGAGCATCGACCGCCGGGAACCGGCGCCGGCCGAGCGGTTTCGCGAAACACCGGCTCGACTCGTACTCCCGGCGGTAGCGGAACCTGAGGCACGACTCGTTTCCGCCGGAGGTGTGGCCGGCGACGACCTCCGGTCATTCGGTGCCTGCCTCCGAGGTCAGGCGGATCTTCCCGGCCGCCCGTGCGTTCGCCTCCAGCTCGGCGGGCATCCCCCCGCCGGCCCCCGGCCGGGCCTCTCCTCGATCGTGCCCTCGGCATCGTCCTGCTCGCCCCGGCCGTTCCCGTCCCGGTTGCGTCAGTCGCTGATGGCCAGTGCCCACGGAGCGGTCGTCCGCGTCATCATCGGCAGTCGGGTACACGCCACGCGGTGCGTCGGCGTCGGACGAGTCCAAGAGCGTGACGTCGTCATCGTCACGGGAACACTCGTGGTCCGTCCGGGCCTCGTCGTTGCACTTGACAGCGTCGAGGTAGGAGAAACGGATAGTGTGCATGTTAAGTCTAGATATAACACGGGTAGATCCGATATTGGGGACTGGGTCAGTGGGCAGGAGCTGCACCGGACCGGCCGTGGCGTCGGTCGGCGTGGACGGGCTTCTTCGACGCGGGCAGCAGAGCTTCGACCTGCTGACCGCGGACACTTCCGCCGTTGTGCTGTGCCCCGAGGTGCGCGGCGCCAAGCCGCACGCCCCGAGGGGCGCGCCAAGCCGCAGTGACTGTTCGAGGGGGCTCGTGCGTCAAGGGTCTGCAGGTGGCGCACATGCCTGCCCTTCCGAGGGGTGCTCCGGCGCCTTCCCCGGCACCCGCTGTGGGCCGGACGCGGTTCTGCGTCCGAAGGAGGCCGTGGCGCTGTCGGACTGTCACCCGTCCCGAACCGGTTGGGGCGGTTGGATCCCGCACCGCACTCTGCCGCAGGCTGGCAAACGTGGACCGACGCCGGCCGGTCTCACGACGCTGTTCTCTGCCCCCAGGAACTCCGCCAACGGCCGGAGTCCCGGCGGGTGGTCGGGAGCGCCCACAAGCCGCGCACGATGGCCACGGCCAACCAGGAACTCACCCGAAGGCCACATGGATGAGTGGATGCGGTGGGCACTCCAGGGAGGTAGTGCGCGCGGCGGGAAAGCCGGTACAAGCCTCGGGGTAACGTTCGTGGACATGAGTCTGGCCAGGCTGAAGGACGCCCTGAACCGGGCCGCGAC
Proteins encoded:
- a CDS encoding PepSY domain-containing protein is translated as MKRNIVIATITAVALIGGGTATAIAVAGDDEAPTRKTVSVANDDNDRDDVDDTADSDDTAQDQAEDQAEDQAARDTDQDAEDKAENAAEAKAGQVTADDAIRTALKHKAGTAVSADLDDEGTNLVWDVDVLTGGGKWFSVQVDPGTGKVLGSHADRDDDGDDAAETEQIRTALKGSSVTAAEAAQAAAAKGTVTSVDIDEESTDQAWEVDTTAADGTGSDWRVALDSGKLTADRSND
- a CDS encoding ATP-binding protein codes for the protein MTVTRGRESGLPAPLTSFVGRGRETAEVRRLLGTARLVTLTGTGGVGKTRLARETAAASVKAFPGGVWLIGLASVHDPAAVPGVAWAALGLSDQGGRPVREQLAAHLSGRRVLLVLDNCEHLLDACAELAQELLETAPGLRILATSREPLALTGEHVFPVPALDGTEAAELLRDRTAAVRPDFQVTDENRETVSRLCADLDGLPLAIELAASRLRILSVEQVVERLEDRFTLLTAGSRTARPHQRTLRAAIDWSWDLCTPAEQVLWARLSVFAGSFTLDAVEDVCTGGAVEAGDVVDLLDRLASQSLVECAHRGAVPRYRLLETIRQYGCEHLADAREDQRLRRRHRDFYLALVTRLQEDWLGPRQAEILARLRDEHSNLLTALEYRSARPAPHDASACNDPQATLALAGALIHHWVAGGFLTEGRRQLERALAEAPGPTPVRAHALMAAAFVAQNQYDLTAADGWLAEAGALAEQLGEPVLLAHVRGHRGVSALFQGRMEEALSHVERAVAEHTALGDPFGKVSWLNTLAIFRYVAADPRAPETGLKALAAGAVHGERWARAHLLMTMGRRAWTLGELPEAEGLVRSALKTLRGFGDTTGVAKMVEQLAWITASVGDHGRAGRLLGVARSLRHATGVTIAAGEPRDMEYHDRCSAEVRQALGRAGYEQALRDGAALDDPAAAIDYALEPEGETRTVTGPAGAAPPVSPLTRREEQVAALVAQGMTNRRIAAELVLSPRTIDSHVDRILTKLGFSSRAQVAAWWAAH
- a CDS encoding response regulator, yielding MRLLIVEDEKRLAVSLAKGLTAEGYAVDVVHDGVEGLHRASEGSYDLVILDIMLPGMNGYRVCAALRAAGHDVPIFARSVRGRRRLRPAGPANDSCRTWSAGSCNATSGTTSLQPPDKQRRCQVRFRPAEAMRTCPGGRTEQREDNPAGRQSVPEPRPPEPAHHDQGQCFVLCHLATASTASMAASVKKAPPAMA
- a CDS encoding ribosome-inactivating family protein, yielding MPRSQMLSRFRPSTVIPAVLVGALAVTSVNGLATTQHTSLDHKIETVAKDKATDGFSYDLTTGVHSDFAKRYSAILADIRGRLRASHLYGSMTLTRDATDYFPVTLAFGRNSITLVFNTRDLYVVGWRNDGTNEYYRLGEGPATYGIAHTTQLPRWLNYNGIESAAGIGRGDLGISMSAIQGSINDLGNLNVTSAGRDQARALLILVQAFSEGARFDLISSHIHDAITHGTSYHTGTSSRVSTDGNSNHAMSVTGLDLENNWDGLSREAQEATDNHRAVNYAIAGGAFFTLAAIDAVLAVAKWHNTKH